The Candidatus Manganitrophaceae bacterium genome segment GGGGGAGGCGATCTCACCTTCTTTCAGCACGCCGACCTTTCTTATCTATTCCGAGTTGAATACGAACGGATCGAGAATCTAAATCTTCAAAGTGAAAACGCGAGAAATATGTATGGCATCGTCAGTGCCGTCTGGACGTTCTAATTCAAATCGATTCAAAACACCGCTCCTCTCAGCCGCTCGATCCCGACGTTCAGAGTGAATAAACTCTGTATGGAGAGACCGATCCATCCGTTCCTGCGGGAGAGGTCCGGAAATGAGGATAAGTATACTTATTATGTCGAATAGAATGATTCAGATTAGTTTCACAAAACTTGACAAATGACAAACCTGGGCTATACTTTTTTTACCTCATCAATCTGGTATATCCCAGGGGCTGGTACATCGGCCCACTTTACAAAAGTAAAAGTAGACTCAAAAAGATTTTGATGGTTTTTAGTATCACACCCGCTCGTTTAAAAAGATCCGCTTCACTAACAGGCCGCCCTTATTATGATGGATAAATCAATCGCTCCAAAAATCAATTACATTTCCAATTTAATATCCAGAGGATTACTTGCCTTCGGTCTTGCTGCGCAGGTGATCCTCTATTTTTCGATTTCTTTTGCTCAAGATTTTCCCTCATTGCCCCAAAATCCGGGCATGCCTTCCATTTCTCCTGAATCATTCAGTCTCGATCAGATCAAACGGGGGAAGGAAGCGTTACAGCAGCCCGTTGCCGACAAGATCCAGGAAAATCAGTTTGAAAAGCCGGCCAAGATGGAATCGATCCAACCGGCCGATAAAAAATTGTCCGCCTTTGAAGAATATGTTCAGCAGAAGGGTTCCGAATTTGAGGAATCCGGCCAGAAAAAAAGCGCCGACAAGACGCCAATCCAAATCACACAGTTTGGTTATGATCTTTTCCAGCAATCTTCTAATACATTCGCCCCCGTTGATATTGTTCCGGTCGCTCCCAACTATCTTTTAGGACCCGGAGATGAGATCCGGATCACATTGTGGGGAAAAGTGAACGCGGAACACCCCACGATGATCGACCGGGACGGCAAGATCAGCCTCCCCCAAATCGGGATTCTCCACTTGGCCGGTCTCACCTTTTCAGAGGCCAAAAGCTTCTTAGAGACGGAACTCAGCCGCTATTATAAAGCCTCCGAAGTGAAGATGAATGTCAGCATGGGCCGGCTCCGATCGATCCGCGTTTTTATCGTCGGTAAAGCGCAAAGACCGGGCAGTTATACCCTCTCGTCAATGTCTACGCTTATTAATGCCCTTTTTGCCGCAGGGGGGGTCAGCAAAACGGGGACGATGCGGGATATTCAGCTGAAGAGAAACGGGGAAACGCTGGTCCATTTTGATATGTATGACTTTCTCCTCCAGGGAGACAAAACCAAAGACATCCGGTTGATGCCGGAAGATGTGATCTTTATCCCGACGATCGGTCCTCTCGCCGCGGTTGTGGGAGATGTTCGGTCCCCGGCGATTTACGAGTTAAAAGGGGAGATTGGGCTTCAGAGTTTTATCGAAATGGCCGGGGGCTTAAACGAAATTGCTTTTAAAGGTCGGATACAAATCGGTCGGATCGTCGATAACAGTCAACAAGTTACATTCGAGTCGAATCTGGAAGAGATCAAAACAAAGGATATTAAGGTCCAAGCGGGAGATTTCGTAAAAGTCTTCTCGGTGATCCAAGACAAGAAGATTGTCAGACTGTCCGGCGCCGTGCAGAGAGAGGGGGAGTACGCTGCCAGCCCCGGGA includes the following:
- a CDS encoding SLBB domain-containing protein, which encodes MPSISPESFSLDQIKRGKEALQQPVADKIQENQFEKPAKMESIQPADKKLSAFEEYVQQKGSEFEESGQKKSADKTPIQITQFGYDLFQQSSNTFAPVDIVPVAPNYLLGPGDEIRITLWGKVNAEHPTMIDRDGKISLPQIGILHLAGLTFSEAKSFLETELSRYYKASEVKMNVSMGRLRSIRVFIVGKAQRPGSYTLSSMSTLINALFAAGGVSKTGTMRDIQLKRNGETLVHFDMYDFLLQGDKTKDIRLMPEDVIFIPTIGPLAAVVGDVRSPAIYELKGEIGLQSFIEMAGGLNEIAFKGRIQIGRIVDNSQQVTFESNLEEIKTKDIKVQAGDFVKVFSVIQDKKIVRLSGAVQREGEYAASPGMNVKDLIAMAGGLKDYAYSTEAELTRITPTLEGPKLEKIMIGLQKALAGTSGENIPLKENDYLFVRAVPEWGMYKTVEITGEVRFPGSYTIKKGERLSSLIERAGGYTDKAYLKGALFTRESVRKLQQAQLNESIERLQRQILSKSATATQAALSPEDAIQQKGALEQRNALIEKMKIAKAKGRVTISLNRLDELRGSPSDLFLEEGDTLVIPERPQHIQVLGSVYNQTAFIYNPKSTVDEYLKSAGGMTDEAEEGELYVLKVDGSAVSQKVEKGFFSRGLLSSNLNPGDTVVVPEKIERVSWLKEIKDITQILFQIAATAGIVIKVF